In the genome of Massilibacillus massiliensis, one region contains:
- the dprA gene encoding DNA-processing protein DprA, whose translation MEKIFLAVLQMVPGIGSMRLRKLIEHFGNAQNVWNASKLDLQASGCIDRVTCDKLTELKKQSIDVDQFAFTWEKQKIHLCSYQDDIYPKKLKDIYNPPMIFFYRGNLAFADRSIAIVGARKASTYGRNIARMLGCELTKAKFSVVSGAARGIDTAAHQGALEIGSTVAVLGCGVDVSYPPENKNLLEQIAEVGLIISEYAPGTKPNPAFFPSRNRIISGLTDGTVVVEAALKSGSLITAEYALNEGRDVFAVPGSIFSATSKGCHKLIQQGAKLVESISDILEEYNVTYFKNEKSGNFMLSEEEKAIYDLLSYNEPMTVDEIILKTRSNASNINFILLQMELRGLLHERGSHCYVRAMKEDIL comes from the coding sequence GTGGAAAAAATATTTTTAGCGGTATTACAAATGGTGCCTGGGATTGGCAGCATGCGATTACGTAAACTAATAGAACACTTTGGCAATGCACAAAATGTATGGAATGCAAGTAAGCTGGATTTACAGGCAAGTGGTTGCATTGATAGGGTAACTTGTGATAAATTAACGGAGTTGAAAAAACAATCAATTGATGTAGATCAGTTCGCTTTTACATGGGAAAAACAAAAGATTCATTTATGCAGTTATCAAGATGATATATATCCGAAGAAATTAAAAGATATTTATAATCCGCCGATGATATTTTTTTATCGAGGAAATTTAGCATTTGCTGATCGGAGTATAGCGATCGTCGGTGCTCGAAAGGCGTCTACATATGGCAGAAACATTGCGCGCATGTTGGGGTGTGAACTTACAAAGGCAAAATTTAGTGTTGTAAGTGGTGCTGCTCGTGGAATTGATACAGCAGCGCATCAAGGTGCCTTAGAGATCGGCTCCACGGTTGCAGTGCTAGGTTGCGGTGTTGATGTAAGTTATCCGCCGGAAAATAAGAATTTGTTAGAGCAGATTGCAGAAGTTGGACTTATTATCTCCGAATATGCACCCGGTACGAAGCCTAATCCTGCTTTTTTCCCAAGTAGGAATCGAATCATTAGTGGATTAACTGATGGCACAGTGGTTGTTGAAGCTGCGCTTAAAAGTGGTTCACTGATTACTGCAGAATATGCATTAAATGAAGGTAGAGATGTATTTGCTGTGCCAGGTAGTATTTTTTCGGCGACAAGCAAAGGGTGTCATAAGCTCATTCAGCAGGGAGCAAAATTGGTTGAATCAATTTCTGACATACTTGAAGAATATAATGTAACGTATTTTAAAAATGAAAAGAGCGGCAATTTTATGCTGTCAGAGGAAGAAAAGGCAATCTATGATTTATTGAGCTATAACGAACCTATGACAGTGGATGAAATTATATTAAAAACGCGAAGTAATGCGTCAAATATCAATTTTATATTATTACAAATGGAATTGCGTGGTCTGCTGCATGAACGTGGCTCGCATTGCTATGTTCGTGCTATGAAGGAGGACATTTTGTGA
- a CDS encoding MGDG synthase family glycosyltransferase, giving the protein MKKSPKILFLSASIGSGHRQAAVSIAQAMKRLQHDIVVEHIDILDFVNKFFRCTLLNVYFKSLIFIPQVYKKAYTWGNRKQGALWMRKIISAFFAKKLKVYLMAYRPDVVVCTHATPANVMQYLKEHAQMSIPSVSVITDFTVHQMWINQDTKQYFVAEDSLIENLIKCHIKQERSYALGIPVSVMYERIYDKNKLLKCMKFCDKTKIVLIMGGGAGIFPMLKVIQCLNSCTTAMQLIVVTGENKNLYRKVQKMQSKIKHDMHIFGFVHNIYEFMAVSDILISKAGGVTVSEALCSALPMIIYQPIPGQEEENTKFLLRKKVAIKINKISTLKKVIDKIFRIESNVLTNMKINARQISKPNAANDIASCILNQLCK; this is encoded by the coding sequence ATGAAGAAATCCCCTAAAATCTTATTTCTTAGTGCCTCGATTGGTTCTGGGCATAGACAAGCTGCTGTATCCATTGCACAAGCTATGAAAAGATTGCAGCATGATATTGTAGTTGAGCATATAGACATTTTGGATTTTGTAAATAAATTTTTCCGCTGTACTTTATTAAACGTTTATTTTAAAAGTTTAATTTTTATTCCCCAAGTATATAAAAAGGCGTATACTTGGGGAAATAGAAAACAAGGTGCTTTATGGATGCGAAAGATCATAAGTGCTTTTTTTGCAAAAAAGTTAAAAGTTTATTTGATGGCTTATAGACCGGATGTTGTCGTATGTACACATGCAACGCCAGCTAATGTGATGCAGTATCTAAAAGAGCATGCACAAATGAGTATTCCAAGTGTTAGTGTCATTACGGATTTTACAGTCCATCAAATGTGGATAAATCAAGATACAAAACAATATTTTGTTGCCGAGGATAGTTTGATTGAGAATTTAATCAAGTGCCACATTAAACAGGAACGAAGCTATGCTTTGGGAATTCCTGTTTCTGTTATGTATGAACGAATTTATGATAAAAATAAGCTTTTAAAATGTATGAAATTTTGTGATAAGACTAAAATAGTATTAATCATGGGCGGAGGTGCTGGAATTTTCCCTATGCTCAAAGTTATTCAATGTTTAAATTCTTGTACCACAGCCATGCAGCTAATTGTTGTCACAGGCGAAAATAAAAATTTATATCGTAAAGTACAAAAGATGCAATCAAAAATCAAACACGATATGCATATATTTGGTTTCGTACATAATATATACGAATTTATGGCAGTGTCTGATATCCTCATATCAAAAGCAGGAGGCGTAACTGTGAGTGAGGCGCTGTGTTCAGCTTTACCCATGATTATATATCAGCCGATTCCTGGACAAGAAGAAGAAAATACAAAATTTCTATTAAGAAAAAAAGTTGCAATAAAAATTAATAAAATTAGTACCTTAAAAAAGGTAATTGACAAAATATTTAGAATAGAGTCTAATGTACTTACTAATATGAAAATAAATGCTAGGCAAATTTCAAAACCTAATGCGGCTAACGATATAGCAAGTTGTATTTTAAATCAGCTTTGCAAATGA
- the folK gene encoding 2-amino-4-hydroxy-6-hydroxymethyldihydropteridine diphosphokinase produces the protein MILLGLGSNMGDREKYILAAVDKLAAHEKIAVMQSSSIYETEPFGRKEQRSYLNAVIRIVTDLSPEELLDACLFIEKQLGRKRVLHWGPRSIDIDLLVYDTIVRSTEDLKLPHPYLTLRKFVLVPMLDITNESMINGLTVQQLLEVCPDDGEVNFYGKITI, from the coding sequence ATGATCCTATTAGGGCTAGGTTCTAATATGGGGGATAGAGAAAAGTATATATTGGCAGCTGTTGATAAATTGGCTGCACATGAAAAAATAGCTGTAATGCAGAGTTCTTCAATTTATGAAACAGAGCCTTTTGGACGAAAAGAGCAGCGGAGTTATTTGAATGCAGTGATTAGGATTGTAACCGATTTGTCACCGGAAGAGCTTTTAGATGCTTGTCTTTTTATAGAAAAACAATTGGGTAGAAAGAGAGTTTTACATTGGGGACCAAGAAGTATAGATATTGATTTATTAGTGTATGATACGATAGTAAGATCTACAGAAGATTTAAAATTACCACATCCTTATTTGACATTGCGAAAATTTGTATTAGTACCAATGTTAGATATTACGAATGAAAGTATGATAAACGGTTTGACAGTGCAGCAGTTACTGGAGGTTTGTCCGGATGATGGTGAAGTTAATTTCTATGGAAAAATAACGATCTAA
- the folB gene encoding dihydroneopterin aldolase, which yields MTKILISNVMFYGFHGVYEYEREQGQRFYFDVELKTVTDKAAETDELNDAVDYVSIYQLVKDIAEHKRFCLLEALAAHIGDEILSLYTTVGEVTVRVRKPSVPIAGPIDFVQIESVRSRK from the coding sequence ATGACGAAGATTTTGATTAGTAATGTAATGTTTTATGGATTTCATGGTGTATATGAATATGAACGTGAACAAGGACAGCGATTTTATTTTGATGTGGAACTGAAAACTGTAACAGATAAAGCTGCAGAGACAGATGAATTAAATGATGCTGTTGATTATGTTTCTATCTATCAACTTGTGAAAGATATTGCTGAACATAAGCGCTTTTGCTTACTTGAAGCATTAGCGGCACATATCGGTGATGAGATACTATCGCTTTATACTACGGTTGGTGAAGTTACAGTCCGTGTACGTAAACCTTCTGTGCCAATTGCGGGACCAATTGATTTTGTGCAAATAGAATCTGTGCGGAGTCGTAAATAA
- the folP gene encoding dihydropteroate synthase, giving the protein MNINIIEIKNFSQVQNELTKIDCDPVGIHILKPKLLFRVIKVENIRSKAANILKQTFLGKGGDVAVSRHAADLSEEYTDVLIGATMKQYRLALAQLKVQPWGLASLAEKIEQILRNVDQLPNRKYNWQDRNLTIDHENSLIMGILNVTPDSFSDGNKYNCIDQAIRRVEELQIDGADMIDIGAESTRPYGGNEKISADQEMERLIPILEAVLPYCKVPVSVDTYKASVAEAALQYGAHIINDIWGLQYDEEMAKVVAKYDVPVVVMHNKNENDYPEGIMHDMDCFFRKSIDIGRENGIKRENIIIDPGIGFAKTTAQNLYVMSKLEAFRALDCPILLGTSRKRFIGDVLNLPVHDRVEGTLATAALGKTKGVQIHRVHDVKQVKRILKMMDVMTRSGENDEDFD; this is encoded by the coding sequence ATGAATATCAATATTATTGAAATTAAAAATTTTTCACAAGTGCAAAATGAGCTTACAAAAATCGATTGTGATCCAGTGGGGATTCATATTCTGAAACCTAAATTGCTTTTTAGAGTAATAAAAGTGGAAAATATTAGGTCAAAAGCTGCAAATATATTAAAACAGACGTTTTTAGGTAAAGGCGGAGATGTGGCAGTGTCAAGGCATGCTGCAGATTTAAGTGAGGAATATACAGATGTACTGATTGGCGCAACGATGAAACAGTATCGGTTGGCCTTAGCACAATTAAAGGTACAACCATGGGGACTTGCAAGTCTTGCAGAAAAAATAGAACAAATCTTAAGAAATGTAGACCAATTACCTAATCGTAAATATAATTGGCAAGACAGGAATTTGACGATTGATCACGAAAATAGTTTAATAATGGGAATATTAAATGTTACACCAGATTCATTTTCAGATGGAAATAAATATAACTGTATAGATCAGGCCATCCGTCGTGTCGAAGAACTGCAAATCGATGGAGCTGATATGATCGATATAGGTGCAGAGTCAACGAGGCCTTATGGCGGGAATGAAAAAATTTCTGCTGACCAAGAAATGGAACGGTTAATTCCAATATTGGAAGCTGTTTTACCATATTGTAAGGTACCCGTATCAGTGGATACTTACAAAGCCAGTGTAGCGGAAGCCGCATTACAATACGGTGCTCATATCATCAATGATATTTGGGGGTTGCAATATGATGAAGAGATGGCAAAGGTTGTAGCAAAATATGATGTACCAGTTGTGGTTATGCATAATAAAAATGAGAACGATTATCCAGAAGGTATTATGCATGATATGGATTGTTTTTTCAGGAAAAGCATTGATATAGGCAGAGAGAACGGTATAAAACGTGAAAATATAATTATTGATCCAGGGATAGGTTTTGCTAAAACAACGGCACAAAATTTATACGTCATGTCAAAATTGGAAGCATTCCGAGCATTGGATTGTCCTATATTGTTAGGGACTTCGCGTAAACGTTTTATCGGAGATGTATTAAACTTGCCTGTACACGACAGGGTTGAAGGTACGCTCGCAACGGCTGCTTTAGGGAAAACTAAAGGTGTTCAAATTCATCGTGTTCATGATGTCAAACAGGTAAAAAGAATTTTAAAAATGATGGATGTAATGACGAGGAGTGGAGAAAATGACGAAGATTTTGATTAG
- a CDS encoding nicotinate phosphoribosyltransferase: MKKRIDPNSFNIPVEEIKNGFYSDIYFLRTQEILNKANYHPHVTMQIFQRTHATLCGIDEAIAIIKRCAHNPEKIKIHALHDGDKVEPWETIMTIEGDLADFSHLETVYLGVIARQTKIATNTSKAVSAANGKPVLFFPSRFDHYSVQQSDGYAAKIGGMSGISTPANAVSWDVEAAGTIPHALIATYLGDTLKATQAFDQYIDQAVSRVALVDFNNDCVNTSLEIARALGDKLYGVRLDTSDKMVDASLINQMGDFAPTGVNEQLVKNVRKALDDNGFHKVKIMVSGGFTPERIAKFEANKVPVDVYAVGSSIFSTNVDFTSDVVLVDGKPSAKKGRKFNPNPRLELVP; encoded by the coding sequence ATGAAAAAAAGAATTGATCCAAACTCATTTAATATTCCTGTGGAAGAGATAAAAAACGGCTTTTATAGCGATATTTATTTTTTAAGAACACAAGAAATTTTAAACAAAGCAAATTATCATCCTCATGTTACCATGCAAATTTTTCAACGTACACATGCAACCCTTTGTGGTATTGATGAAGCAATCGCTATAATCAAACGTTGTGCACATAATCCTGAAAAAATCAAAATCCATGCCTTGCATGACGGCGATAAAGTCGAACCTTGGGAAACAATCATGACAATTGAAGGAGATCTAGCAGATTTTTCACATTTAGAAACTGTATATCTTGGCGTAATTGCTCGTCAAACTAAAATTGCCACAAATACAAGCAAAGCAGTATCTGCAGCAAATGGAAAACCAGTATTATTCTTTCCTTCTCGATTCGATCATTACAGTGTGCAGCAATCTGATGGTTATGCGGCAAAAATTGGCGGTATGAGTGGTATTTCCACACCCGCAAACGCAGTTTCCTGGGATGTCGAAGCAGCAGGAACTATTCCTCACGCATTAATTGCAACTTATTTAGGCGACACATTAAAAGCAACTCAGGCATTTGACCAATATATTGACCAAGCTGTAAGCAGAGTTGCACTTGTAGATTTTAATAATGATTGTGTGAACACAAGTTTGGAAATTGCCCGCGCTTTAGGTGATAAACTTTATGGTGTACGTTTAGATACTTCTGATAAAATGGTGGATGCTTCTTTAATAAATCAAATGGGAGATTTCGCTCCAACAGGTGTAAATGAACAGCTCGTTAAGAATGTTCGAAAAGCACTTGATGATAACGGTTTTCATAAAGTCAAAATTATGGTGTCCGGTGGATTTACACCAGAGAGAATCGCTAAATTTGAAGCCAACAAAGTTCCTGTTGATGTATATGCGGTTGGTAGCAGCATATTTTCCACTAACGTGGACTTTACTTCTGATGTAGTTTTGGTAGATGGAAAACCAAGTGCTAAAAAAGGACGTAAATTTAATCCAAATCCGCGCTTAGAACTTGTACCTTGA
- the sigK gene encoding RNA polymerase sporulation sigma factor SigK: protein MSVLLALLGAVGKSIMLFVAYVAQNTFPLPLSEKEEESYLRQLAGGKESAKSVLIERNLRLVAHIVKKFDNTGEDIDDLISIGTIGLIKAINTFDTNKKIRLATYAARCIENEILMHLRSTRRARSEVSLYDPIGIDKEGNEITLIDVLGTDSDVVADLVETQCENERLANQINTLNDREKLVLNMRFGIPDGIRKTQRDIAKILGISRSYVSRIEKKAVTKIGKNLYAEEKNIRSKS from the coding sequence GTGTCTGTTTTATTAGCTTTACTAGGTGCAGTGGGAAAAAGTATAATGCTGTTTGTTGCCTATGTGGCACAAAATACGTTTCCATTACCTTTATCAGAGAAAGAAGAGGAATCTTATTTAAGGCAATTAGCAGGGGGCAAAGAATCAGCTAAGAGTGTATTGATTGAACGTAACTTGCGCTTGGTAGCGCATATTGTAAAGAAGTTTGATAACACGGGAGAAGATATTGATGATTTAATCTCAATCGGTACAATTGGATTGATCAAAGCAATTAATACATTTGATACGAATAAAAAGATTCGTCTTGCTACATACGCTGCTAGATGTATAGAAAATGAAATACTAATGCATCTGCGCAGCACGAGAAGAGCGCGGTCAGAAGTTAGTTTATATGATCCAATTGGTATAGACAAAGAAGGGAATGAAATAACGCTGATCGATGTTCTTGGTACTGATTCTGATGTTGTGGCCGATCTAGTTGAAACGCAATGTGAAAATGAGCGATTAGCCAATCAGATCAATACATTAAATGATCGCGAAAAGCTTGTTCTTAATATGCGATTTGGAATACCAGATGGTATTCGCAAGACACAACGTGATATTGCCAAAATTTTAGGTATATCGCGTAGTTATGTATCAAGAATTGAAAAAAAAGCCGTTACTAAAATCGGCAAAAATTTATATGCAGAAGAAAAAAATATTAGATCTAAATCTTAG
- a CDS encoding C40 family peptidase, with the protein MSKVLRVLVLSLLMVSWFSIANASAFRNGDQGEEITQLQTALANLGYDIVADGVFGSATKSAVIAFQTSRGLEADGLVGSATYRALMGRELPEVSRGGSYAARRIIQTSFQYIGVPYVFGGTTPSGFDCSGFVRYVFANAGIWLPRTADEQYETGYSVANLQPGDLVFFSTYTAGPSHSGIYIGNGNFISATSSSGVKVDNLYSGYWGSCYIGARRVL; encoded by the coding sequence TTGAGTAAGGTATTACGTGTATTAGTACTATCCTTATTGATGGTGAGTTGGTTCTCTATTGCAAATGCATCTGCGTTTAGAAATGGAGATCAAGGTGAAGAAATAACACAACTCCAAACTGCTTTGGCTAATTTAGGTTATGATATTGTTGCTGATGGCGTTTTTGGTTCAGCGACCAAAAGTGCTGTGATTGCATTCCAAACATCTAGAGGTTTGGAAGCGGATGGTCTTGTTGGTTCTGCAACATATCGTGCATTAATGGGAAGAGAACTTCCCGAGGTAAGTCGTGGAGGATCGTATGCTGCTAGACGGATTATACAAACATCCTTCCAATACATAGGTGTTCCGTATGTGTTTGGAGGTACAACACCAAGTGGCTTTGACTGTTCTGGTTTTGTACGTTATGTTTTTGCTAACGCAGGTATTTGGTTACCTAGAACCGCAGATGAGCAATATGAGACTGGCTATTCGGTAGCGAATTTACAACCTGGTGACTTAGTGTTTTTTTCTACATATACTGCAGGGCCTTCGCATTCAGGTATTTATATCGGCAATGGCAATTTTATCAGTGCGACTTCAAGCAGTGGTGTAAAAGTTGATAACCTATACAGTGGGTATTGGGGTTCATGTTATATTGGAGCTCGAAGAGTTCTTTAA
- a CDS encoding glycosyltransferase family 2 protein: MKFISIVVPVFNEEDNIEYFYIELCKVMSTLPYTFELVFVDDGSSDSSVFILDRLASKDDRVKPLYLVRNFGHQVALTCGLDHALGDAVITMDGDMQHPPAFLPNLIERWEQGYEVVQTIRKTTEGVSWLKNATSSLFYRLMNLLSKVKIQPGGSDFRLLDQSVVNSFRCYKERARFIRGIIGAIGYKQIQIEFVAPKRYAGSSKFSIKKMLHFALDGITAYSKIPLRFAFYIGIVFGFISLIVTSHVIYIKLFTEEAVPGWATISASILFLGGMQLIGLGIIGEYVGRIFEEVKQRPLYFVRNQPNILDKNINIGNKN, encoded by the coding sequence ATGAAATTCATATCAATTGTTGTCCCTGTTTTTAATGAAGAAGATAATATCGAATATTTTTATATAGAACTATGTAAAGTTATGTCTACCTTGCCATATACATTTGAATTGGTGTTTGTTGATGATGGATCTAGCGACAGCAGTGTATTTATCCTTGATCGTCTAGCGAGCAAGGATGATAGAGTTAAGCCACTTTATTTAGTACGGAATTTCGGACATCAGGTTGCTTTGACCTGTGGTCTTGATCATGCTCTAGGAGATGCGGTTATTACAATGGACGGAGATATGCAGCATCCACCAGCTTTTTTGCCAAATTTGATTGAAAGATGGGAGCAAGGGTATGAAGTTGTGCAAACGATAAGGAAAACTACAGAAGGGGTTTCTTGGCTTAAGAATGCTACATCCTCCTTGTTTTATCGGCTCATGAATTTATTGTCTAAGGTAAAAATTCAACCAGGTGGTTCAGATTTTCGATTATTAGATCAATCGGTTGTGAATAGTTTTCGTTGTTATAAAGAGAGAGCTAGATTTATTCGTGGGATTATTGGCGCAATTGGGTATAAGCAAATTCAAATTGAATTCGTTGCACCAAAACGTTATGCCGGTAGCTCCAAATTTTCTATAAAAAAAATGTTGCATTTTGCCTTAGATGGAATTACAGCTTATTCTAAAATTCCGCTTCGCTTTGCTTTTTATATTGGTATTGTTTTTGGATTTATAAGTTTAATTGTTACTTCTCATGTTATTTATATCAAATTATTTACTGAAGAGGCTGTACCTGGTTGGGCGACAATATCAGCGAGTATTTTATTTTTGGGCGGAATGCAATTGATTGGACTTGGAATAATTGGTGAATATGTAGGCCGAATCTTTGAAGAAGTAAAGCAAAGGCCTCTTTATTTTGTGCGAAATCAACCGAATATTTTAGATAAAAATATAAATATAGGTAATAAAAATTAA
- a CDS encoding amino acid ABC transporter ATP-binding protein, with amino-acid sequence MEEAMMRNNVKPVLEVKHLVKCFGDREILKNIDLNIQQGDVVSIIGASGSGKSTMLRCINMLEIPTSGEILYHGEHITDTNKEITLYRTKVGMVFQQFNLFNNMTVLENCMVGPVKVLKKSNEFAKKIALKYLDKVGMAQYMNAKPSQLSGGQKQRVAIARALAIEPEVLLFDEPTSALDPQMVGEVLAVMRELAKEGLTMIIVTHEMAFARDVSTRVVFMADGVVVEDTSPDELFTHPKNQRTKDFLSRFTNN; translated from the coding sequence ATGGAAGAAGCTATGATGCGAAATAATGTAAAACCTGTCTTAGAAGTCAAACATTTAGTAAAGTGTTTTGGAGACCGGGAGATTTTAAAAAATATTGATCTTAATATTCAGCAAGGCGATGTCGTCAGTATTATTGGAGCATCAGGTTCTGGTAAATCGACTATGCTGCGTTGCATTAATATGTTAGAGATACCTACTTCGGGAGAAATTCTATATCATGGAGAACATATCACAGATACGAATAAAGAAATTACACTTTATCGAACTAAAGTTGGTATGGTTTTCCAACAGTTCAATTTGTTTAACAATATGACAGTTCTAGAGAACTGTATGGTAGGTCCGGTGAAAGTACTAAAAAAATCAAATGAATTTGCGAAGAAAATTGCATTAAAATATTTAGATAAAGTCGGCATGGCGCAGTATATGAACGCAAAACCAAGTCAATTGTCCGGTGGTCAAAAACAAAGAGTTGCAATTGCCAGAGCATTGGCAATTGAGCCAGAAGTTTTACTTTTTGATGAACCGACATCTGCATTAGATCCGCAAATGGTTGGCGAAGTACTTGCCGTTATGCGTGAATTGGCAAAAGAAGGTCTTACCATGATCATTGTTACGCATGAAATGGCTTTTGCTCGTGATGTTTCTACACGTGTTGTATTTATGGCAGATGGAGTCGTCGTTGAAGATACTTCACCAGATGAATTGTTTACTCACCCGAAAAATCAACGGACAAAGGATTTTTTATCAAGATTTACGAATAATTAA
- a CDS encoding amino acid ABC transporter permease codes for MISDMPVTFFEWVYFLLEQYGMMLMKGAAITLLLALVGTLIGCIIGFFVGVVQTVPVNPRASIVTKGFYKSIQFILSAYVEIFRGTPMIVQAMVVYYGSMSMFNIDMSAMFAGFLVVSINTGAYMAETVRGGIYSIDIGQTEAAKAIGMNHFQTMYNVIMPQALRNIMPQIGNNLIINIKDTSVLNVISVTELYFASKTAAGVYYKYFEVFFITCVIYFILTFTVSRLLRWIEKKMDGSENYSLVEYDPLADPCGPFDTTNKKGRN; via the coding sequence ATGATATCAGATATGCCAGTAACTTTTTTTGAATGGGTTTATTTTTTATTAGAGCAATACGGAATGATGTTAATGAAAGGCGCTGCAATTACCCTTTTATTAGCTTTAGTTGGAACCTTGATTGGTTGTATCATTGGTTTTTTTGTTGGTGTTGTGCAGACGGTTCCGGTAAATCCTCGTGCGAGTATTGTAACGAAAGGATTTTATAAATCAATACAGTTTATTTTATCTGCTTATGTTGAAATATTTCGGGGAACGCCGATGATTGTTCAAGCAATGGTTGTCTATTATGGTTCGATGAGCATGTTTAATATTGATATGTCGGCAATGTTTGCGGGTTTTTTGGTTGTATCGATTAATACTGGTGCATATATGGCAGAAACTGTACGTGGTGGTATTTATTCAATTGATATCGGGCAAACTGAGGCCGCAAAAGCAATTGGGATGAATCATTTTCAGACAATGTATAATGTTATTATGCCGCAGGCGCTTCGTAATATTATGCCGCAGATTGGCAATAATTTAATTATTAATATTAAAGATACATCAGTTTTAAATGTAATCTCAGTAACGGAATTATATTTTGCATCGAAGACTGCAGCGGGTGTTTATTATAAATACTTTGAGGTATTTTTTATTACGTGTGTAATTTATTTTATTTTGACTTTTACCGTATCGAGATTACTGCGCTGGATTGAAAAGAAAATGGACGGTTCTGAAAATTATTCATTGGTAGAATATGATCCGTTAGCCGATCCTTGCGGGCCTTTTGATACGACAAATAAGAAAGGCAGGAATTAA
- a CDS encoding transporter substrate-binding domain-containing protein: MQKIRKIITAVLCIAMFASLVVLAGCGSDKKEADKKVLRVGMECGYAPFNWTQTTNENGAVKISGTSEYAYGYDVIMAKKIAESMGYDLEIHKIEWDGLAPAVSTGKVDAVIAGMSITNKRKESVDFSSVYYNASIVALTQKSSPFANAKNVEDLKGAVATSQLNTIWYDLIKQIPEAKIQPAIDNVPGMVVALTSGKVEVLVLDKPTAMAASFANPNLVMLDFKDGKGFEASKEDVEMGIALKKGNSELLKKINETLATISEDDRNKMMEDAIKNQPLSK; encoded by the coding sequence ATGCAGAAAATTAGAAAAATTATTACTGCAGTGCTTTGTATTGCAATGTTTGCAAGCTTAGTGGTACTTGCAGGATGTGGTTCTGACAAAAAAGAAGCGGACAAAAAAGTACTTCGTGTTGGCATGGAATGTGGGTATGCGCCATTTAATTGGACGCAAACAACGAACGAAAATGGTGCAGTAAAGATTTCAGGAACCTCTGAATATGCCTACGGTTATGATGTTATTATGGCAAAAAAAATTGCAGAATCAATGGGATATGATTTAGAGATACATAAGATTGAGTGGGATGGTTTGGCACCAGCAGTAAGTACGGGAAAAGTCGATGCTGTTATTGCTGGCATGAGTATTACAAACAAGAGAAAAGAAAGTGTTGATTTTTCTTCTGTTTATTACAATGCATCTATTGTTGCACTTACGCAGAAGAGTAGTCCTTTTGCAAATGCGAAAAACGTAGAGGACTTAAAAGGAGCAGTTGCTACATCGCAGCTCAATACGATTTGGTATGATTTAATTAAACAGATTCCAGAAGCTAAAATTCAGCCTGCAATTGATAATGTACCAGGTATGGTCGTCGCTTTAACTTCGGGGAAAGTTGAGGTTTTGGTTTTAGATAAACCAACGGCAATGGCAGCGTCTTTTGCAAATCCCAATTTGGTTATGTTAGATTTTAAAGATGGTAAAGGGTTTGAAGCTTCAAAAGAAGATGTTGAAATGGGGATCGCGCTGAAAAAAGGAAATAGTGAGTTGTTGAAAAAAATCAATGAAACACTTGCTACGATTAGTGAAGATGATCGTAATAAAATGATGGAAGACGCCATTAAAAATCAGCCTTTATCGAAGTAA